A window of Nocardiopsis sp. Huas11 genomic DNA:
GCGCGAACGGTCCCCGGCGGTGTCCGCCCCAGGCGAAGTCCTCGGATACCGGTGCGCGGACGACAGTGCGCGGACGACAGTGCGCCGACGACGGTGCCCGGACATCGGTGCGCGGACGACAGTGCCCGGACACGAGAAGACCCGCCCGCCTCGTGAGGGAGGGGGACGGGTCGGGACGCGGACACGGGGGCGGCGCACGGCCGCCCGCGTCGGTCGCGAAGGTCAGCCGGCGACGGCCACGGTGGGCGCACCGGGCTCGACACCGGACTCGCCCATCTGCTCGGCGATGCGCATGGCCTCCTCGATGAGGGTCTCCACGATCTTGGACTCGGGGACGGTCTTGATGACCTCGCCCTTGACGAAGATCTGGCCCTTGCCGTTGCCGGAGGCCACACCGAGGTCGGCCTCACGGGCCTCGCCCGGACCGTTGACCACGCAGCCCATGACGGCCACCCGCAGCGGCACCTCCAGGCCCTCCAGGCCCGCGGTGACCTCTTCCGCGAGCGTGTAGACGTCCACCTGCGCACGGCCGCAGCTGGGGCAGGAGACGATCTCCAGACCGCGCTCGCGCAGGCCCAGGGACTCCAGGATCTGGGCGCCCACCTTGACCTCCTCGGCCGGCGGGGCCGACAGGGAGACGCGGATGGTGTCGCCGATGCCCTCGGCCAGCAGGGCGCCGAAGGCCACGGCCGACTTGATGGTGCCCTGGAAGGCGGGACCGGCCTCGGTGACGCCCAGGTGCAGCGGGTAGTCGCAGGCCTCGGCGAGCTGCCGGTAGGCGTTGACCATCACGACGGGGTCGTTGTGCTTGACCGAGATCTTGATGTCGCGGAAGCCGTGCTCCTCGAACAGCGAGCACTCCCACAGCGCCGACTCCACCATCGCCTCGGGCGTGGCCTTGCCGTACTTGGCGAGCAGGCGCTTGTCGAGCGAGCCGGCGTTGACCCCGATCCGGATCGGGGTCCCGGCCTCACTGGCCGCCTTGGCGATCTCGGCGACCTTGTCGTCGAACTTCTTGATGTTGCCCGGGTTGACGCGCACCGCCGCGCATCCGGCCTCGATCGCCGCGAACACGTACTTGGGCTGGAAGTGGATGTCCGCGATGACCGGGATCTGCGACTTCTTGGCGATGATCGGCAGCGCGTCGGCGTCCTCGTTGGTGGGCACGGCCACCCGGACGATCTGGCAGCCCGAGGCGGTCAGCTCGGCGATCTGCTGGAGGGTCGCGTTGATGTCGGAGGTCCGGGTGGTCGTCATCGACTGCACCGAGACCGGGGCGTCCCCGCCGACGGGGACGTTTCCCACCATGATCTGCCGGGAGCGCCGACGGGTCGCCAAGGGGCGCGGCGGAGTGGTGGGAATGCCGAGATCGATGGACACGCTTGATTCACCTCGTCTACCGCCGGAGGGGGGCGGCACTTGAAATCTTCCGATAGGGCGCCTGTCGCGCGCGGTGCCGCGTCCGAGTGTGCGCACGGCCGTCCGGTGCAACCGGCGGCCCGGGTCGCATCACCGTTCCCGGATCGCGATCCCAAGGTTACCTGCACCGACGAGGGCGCCCGGCAGGTTCACCGAAGCCTGCCCGCCGGGTTCCCCCGTCGTTAACCGAACAGTCGGACCGGGTTGATGACGTCGGCGATCAGGAGCACCACGCTGAAGACGAGGAAGCACGCGACCACCACGTAGGCGACCGGGGTCAGCATCGCCACGTCCACCGGCCCCGGGTCGGGCCGCTTGGTCATTCTCGCCCAGCCGCGCTTGATCCACTCCCAGATCGCGCCCGCCATGTGCCCGCCGTCCAGCGGCAGGATCGGCACCATGTTGAACGCGAACAGGAAGAGGTTGACCCCGGCCAGGATCTGGATCATCAGCGCCGCGGTGTCGGCGACCGGCAGCCCCTGCGACATGATCTCGCCGCCGATGCGGGAGATGCCGACGATGCCCACCGGGGAGTCCTGGGTGCGCTGCTCGCCGAGGAAGGCGGCGGCGAAGACCTCCGGGACGCGGCTGGGCAGGTTGATGAGGGCCTCGCCGACGGCGACGAGCATGCTGCCCATCTCCGCGGCGGACTCGCCCAGGGTGAGCGGCGCCCGCTCGTTGAGGAAGATGATGCCGAGGAAGCCCACCGTCTCGGTCCGGTAGACGGCGAAGCCGTCCTCGTCGTAGACCGATTCGCCCTCGGCGTCGGTCTCGTAGAGGATCTCGCCGTCGGCGTCACGCGCGGGCAGCTCGTTCTCGATGACGTCGACGTCGAAGGCGCGTTGTTCGCCGTCGCGCTCCACGACGATCTCCGTGCTGCCCAGCGACCCCCGGATCAGCTGGTTGGCGGAGTTCCAGTCGGGCGTGGACTCCCCGTCGACCGAGACGATGACGTCGCCCGGCTCCAGGCCCGCCTCGGCGGCCGGGGTGGGCGGCAGGCCCTCGCAGTCGGTGGCCGAGCTGCCCACGGGCGCCACGCACTCGTTGACCGCGGCGATGGTGGTGGTGCTCTGCGGGACGCCGATGCCCATGAACAGCACGCTGAGCAGGATCGCGGCCAGCACGACGTTCATCGCCGGTCCGGCGAACATGACGATCAGCCGCTTCCACGGCGCCCGCTGGTAGAACTGGCGGTCCTCGTCCTCCGGCGTCAGTTCGACGTAGGAGGCCTCCCGGGCGTCCTCGGCCATGGCCCGCCAACGGGAGAGCTTGCGGCCGCCGTCGTCGGCGGTCCTGCGTGCCGGGGGCAGCATGCCGACCATGCGCACGTAGCCGCCGAGGGGGACGAGCTTGATGCCGTACTCGGTCTCCCCGCGGCGGACGGACCAGAGGGTCTTGCCGAAGCCGACCATGTACTCGGTGCACTTGATGCCGAACATCTTGGCGGTGGAGAGGTGGCCGAGCTCGTGCCAGGCGATCGAGAACAGCAGTCCCAGTACGAACAGGATGATCCCGATCACGGTCATCGACAGGACCATGCGTCTCTCCTCAAGCCGGTGTGAGTCCTAACCCGCGAGCAGCTCGTGTGCGCGGGTCCGGGCCCAGCTGTCAGCGGCGTACACGTCGCCCAATGTCAGATCCGTGGGCGACGGCCCCCGTTGCCCCGCCCGCTGATGATCCGAGACTACCTGGGCGACGGTGTCCATGATGGCCGGGAACGCGAGGTTTCCCTTCAGGAAGGCGTCGACCGCCTCCTCGTTGGCGGCGTTGTAGACCGCGGGCGCGGTCCCGCCCTCGGCTCCGACCTCGCACGCCAGCCGGACCGCGGGGAAGGCCTCGTGGTCCAGCGGTTCGAAGGTCCAGCTCTGGGCCGTGGTCCAGTCCAGCCCGGGAGCGGCGTCGGGGACCCGGTCGGGGGCGCCCAGGCCGTAGGCGATCGGGATCATCATGCTGGGCGGGCTGGCCTTGGCGATGGTGGAGCCGTCGACGTACTCCACCATCGAGTGGACGATGGACTGCGGGTGCACGACGACGCCGATACGGTCCAGGGGCATGTCGAACAACAGGTGCGCCTCGATGACCTCCAGCCCCTTGTTGACCAGGGTGGCGGAGTTGACCGTGATGACCGGCCCCATGCTCCACGTGGGGTGGCGCAGCGCGTCCTCGGGGGTCACGTCGGCCAGGTCCTGGCGGGTGCGGCCGCGGAAGGGCCCGCCGCTGGCGGTGACGACCAGGCGGCGCACCTCCTCGCGACGGGCGTGCACGTGGCCCTGGGCGAGGCCGACCAGCTCGCCCTCGGGCAGGTGGGGGAAGCACTGGGCCAGGGCGAAGTGCTCGGAGTCGACCGGGACGATCTGGCCGGGGGCGGCCAGCTCGCGCACCAGCGGGCCGCCGATGATGAGGGACTCCTTGTTGGCCAGCGCGAGCCGGCGGCCGGCCCGGAGGGCGGCGAGGGTGGACTCCAGGCCCAGCGCCCCGGTGATGCCGTTGAGGACGACGTCGCAGGCGGACCCGGCGAGCTCGGCGACACCGTCGGCCCCGGCCAGGACGGTGGCGTCGCTGCCGTGCTCCGCCAGCGAGGCGGCGAGCTCGGCCGCGCGTGCGGGGTCGGCGACCGCGACGGTGCCGGCCCCGAGCTCGGCCGCCTGCTTGGCGAGCAGGTCGACCCGGCCCCCGCCCGCGGCGAGCCCGACGACCCGGAAGCGCCCCGGATTGCGCTGGACGATGTCGATGGCCTGGGTTCCGATGGATCCGGTGGAGCCGAGGATCACTACTGTTCGCTGCTGTTCTTCTCGCACGCCCTCATTGTTCCGCACGCGCGCGGCTGCCGCCGACGGCCTGTGGACGAGCGCGAACGGGGCCCGCGGCGGGACGCCGAAGCAGTGCCGGAAGGTCGTGGACGGGGCTTTACAACTCCGCTGCGTTCACTTAACTTGACCCGTGAGTAGGTTACTGACGAGTTAAGCAACGGATCTCCCGGCGGCGGGGCGCGACGCCTTCGGGACCCCCTCCCCCGTCCCCCACCCCCAGAGGTCCCCCATGCCCTGCGCGCCCCTTCCCCCGCCCGTGCCCGATCCCGGACCGCCCGCCGCCCGTGCCCTCGCACGCCTGGTCTCCGGCGCCCTGGCCGTCCTCCTGGCCGTCGTGCTCCTGCCCGCCGCGACCGCCGCCGCGGCGGTCGGCGCGACCGTCACCCACGAGACGATCACCGGCCACGGCGGCATCGACCTCCAGGCCAAGGTCTTCACCCCCACGGGAGTGGAGGGCCCGCACCCGCTGCTGGTCATGCCCTCGGCCTGGGGCACCCCCAACCTCATCTACGTCGGCGCGGCCCACCGGCTGGCCCACGAGTCCGGCTACCAGGTGATCGCCTACACCTCCCGGGGCTTCTACGACTCCGGCGGCGGGATCGAGGTGGCCGGCCCCGAGGACCGCGCCGACGCCAGTGCCGTCATCGACTGGGCTCTGGAGAACACCGACGCCGACCCCGACCGGATCGGGATGGCCGGCATCTCCTACGGCGGCGGCATCAGCCTGCTGACCGCGGCCGAGGACGACCGCGTGCGCGCGGTGGCCGCGCTCAGCGGGTGGACCGACCTGGCCGCCTCCCTCTACCCCGAGGCCACCGTCAACGAGCAGGCCGCCGAACTGCTGCTGCTGGCCGGCAACCTCACCGGGCGCCCCGGAGAGAGCCTGCGCGAGATGGAGCGCGAGTACCGCGCCGGGAACATCCAGCCGGCGCTGGACCTGGCCCCCGACCGCTCCGCGGCCACCAAGGTCGACGCCCTCAACGCCAACGGCACCGCCGTCATGCTCGCCAACGCCTGGAACGACGGCATCTTCCCGCCCGGCCAGATCACCGACTTCTACGAAGCCCTGGAGGGCCCCAAACGGCTGATGCTGGCCCCCGGCGACCACGCCACCCAGGAGGCGTTCGGCGCGCTCGGCCTGCCCAACGAGGTCTGGGCGTCCCTGGGCGACTGGTTCGACCACCACCTCAAGGGCGAGGCCGACACCGTGGCCGCCGAGGACCCGGTCCACGTCAGGGCCAACAACGGGCGCGGCGGATGGAGCACCCATCCCGACTGGCCGTCGGTGACCGGCGCGACCGAGACCTACTACCTGGACCGGCCGAGCACGGACTGGTTCCGCTGGCAGAGCAGCGGGGCCATGGAGCCCGAGCCCGCGACCGGCTGGGACTACCGCATGCGCGCGGGCATCGGCACGACCGCGCAGAGCGGCACGGTGCTGCTCTCCGGTGCCCTCCAGCAGTTCTTCGACGTGCCGACCGGGGTGTACCTGCCCCTGGTCGACCGCTACCGGGCCGCCGTGTGGACCAGCCCGCGCTACCCGGACGGCGCGCGCGTGGCGGGCACGCCCGAGGCGGTGTTCACGCTGACGCCGACCACGCCGGACCAGTCGGTGTTCGTGTACCTGTACGCCGTCGACGGCTCCGGCACCGGTTCGCTGGTGTCGCACACGCCCCACACTCTGCGCGACGCCGTGCCCGGTGAACCCGTGACGGTGCGCGCCGACCTCCAGCCGGTCGTGTGGGACGTGCCGGCCGGGCACCGCCTGGCGGTGGTGGTCGACACCGTGGACCACCGCTACGACAGTGAGAGCGTGATCGGCGACCGCGTCACGGTGACCTCCCCGGAACAAGCGCCCTCGCAGGTCACCATCCCGTTCGGCTGACCCGGTCGGCCGCTGCCGCCCCGACCCGCCGCCGGACGGCGGCCGGGCGACGCGACTCCCGCCGCGCCGTCCGGCCGCACCGGGGCCCGGTCCGCGCGCGTGGGCCCCGCCGCACCGCGCACGGGTTCCCACGAACCGCGGACACAAACTCAAAGTAGTCTTCGAGTTACTCAAAGTATGCAAGTATCGGGCGCATGAAATCGCCCACCACTCCCAAGATCCTGGCCTGTCTCGCCGCCGCGGCGGTCCTCCTCGGCGGGACGGCCGCCGCCGACAGACTCCCCTCCCCCGCCTCCGCCCTCACCCGGACGGTGTCCGCCTCCTCGGAGGTCCCCGACCGGGAGGCGCTCGCGCGAGCGGACGGGGTCGCGCACCAGGCGGCCGCCGTCACCGACGCCCAGAGCCGCGCCGTGCTCGACTACTGGACGGTCGAGCGCATGGCCGCGGCACAGCCGATCAGCATGGCCGCCGTCGACCTCGTGGAGGACGCCCTGCGGCTCTCGGAGCGCTCGCAGCGGGCCGAGCCGCAGGCGGCGCCGCACGGCAACAGCACCGGAGAGCCCTGGACCGGCGGCGGTCTGGTGACCCGCACGACCGGCAAGGTCTTCCTCACCATGGACGGGCGCGACTTCACGTGCTCGGCGTCGGTCGTGGACTCGGCCAACCGGAGCACGCTGGTCACGGCCGGGCACTGCGCCAAGGACGGCCGCGGCTCCTGGGCGAAGAACTGGACGTTCGTGCCCGGGTACGCCGACGGCGCGTCCCCGCACGGCCGCTACACCGCGCGCGACCTGCTGGTCGCGCCGCAGTGGCAGCGCGACGCCGACGACAGCTACGACTTCGCCATGGCGGTGCTCAACACCCGCGACGGCCGGACCGTCCAGGAGTCCGTGGGCGCCCAGCGGATCGCCTTCGACACCTGGACCGAGGACCGTGTGCGCGACGGCGTGCAGGTGTACACGTTCGGGTACCCGGCCGCCTCCCCGTTCGACGGCCGTGACCTGCACTACTGCTCGGGCCGCACCACGGCCGACACCGGCGGCACGACCGCCAACGGCGTCGGCTGCACCATGACCCAGGGGTCCAGCGGCGGCCCGTGGTTCGCCGGCTTCGACACGGGGACGGGCCGCGGCACGATCTCCTCGGTCGTGAGCTTCAAGTACGCGTCCGACACCAGCACGCAGTACGGGCCGCGGCTCGGTGCCGCGGCCCGCCAGGTGTTCGAGCACGCCGAGAACCTGTAGGCGCCCGTGCGGGCGCCCGAGGTCCGCGTGCGGGCCCCGGACGCCCGCGCGCTACAGGTCGATGCCGGTGAGCACCATGACCCGCTCGTAGGTGAGGTCGGTCATCGCCGCGCGCACGCCCTCCTTGCCCACGCCCGACTTGCCGACGCCTCCGTAGGGCATCTGGTCGGCGCGGAAGGTCGGCACGTCGCCGATGATCACGCCGCCGACCTCCAGCTCGCGGTGGGCGCGGAACGCGGTGGGCAGGTCCCGGGTGAACACACCGGCCTGGAGGCCGAAGTCGCTGTCGTTGACGGTGGCGAAGGCCTCGTCGGTGTCGGCCACCCGCTGCACGACCAGCACCGGACCGAACACCTCCTCGCGCACGACCTTGGCGTCGGCGGGCACGTCGGTCAGGACGGTGGGCGCCACGGTGACGCCGTCCCGGGTGCCGCCCGTGCGCAGCTTGGCGCCCGCGTCGACGGCCTCGTCGATCCACGCGGCCACGCGGACCGCGGCGTCCTCGTTCACCAGCGGGCCCACGTCCGTGGCCGGGTCGGCGGGGTCGCCCACGCCCAGCGCCTCGACCGCGTCCACCAGGCGCGCGACGAACTCGTCGTGGACGGCCTCGGTGACCACGACCCGCTGGACGCCGATGCACACCTGACCGGCCTGGTTGTTGCCGAACAGCGCCACGCGCCCGGCCGCCCAGTCCAGGGCGGCGTCGTCGAGCACGACGGCGGCGGCGTTGCCCCCCAGCTCCAGGGTGACGTGCTTGTGCGGGGCGAGCTTGTGCAGCTCCCACCCGAACTGGCCGCCGGTGAAGGAGATGACCGGGAGCCGCTCGTCGGTCAGCAGCGTGGCGGCGCGGTCGTTGGGCATCGGCAGGACCGAGACCATGCCGCCGGGCAGCGCCGTCTCGGCGATGATCTCGCCGAGGAGCAGGGCCGTCATGGGCGTGGCCGGCGCGGGCTTGAGGATGATGGGCGCGCCGACCGCGATGGCCGGGGCGATCTTGTGCGCCACCAGGTTGAGCGGGAAGTTGAACGGCGAGATGCCCAGGACCGGGCCCTGGGGCACGCGGCGCACCAGCGCCATCCGCCCGGTGCCGCCGGGGTCGGTGTCCAGGCGCTGGAGCTCGCCGCTGTCACGGCGGGACTCCTCGGCCGCCCAGCGGAACACCGAGACCGCGCGGCCCGCCTCGACCCGCGCCCACTTGATCGGCTTGCCGCTCTCGGCGGTGATGGTCTGGGCGATCTCCTCGGCACGCTCGGCCAGGCGCCGGGAGACGTGGTCGAGGGCGTCGGCCCGCACGTGCGCGGGCAGCGCCGCGGCCTCGGCGGAGACCGCGTGCGCGGCGGCGACGGCCTCCTCGATCTGGGCGACGGAGGGTACGGCGACCGTACCCGCGGTCCGACCCGTGTAGGGGTTGACGACGGTCATCTCGGTGTCGCCGGTCGCGGCGGTGCCGGCCAGCCAGAACGGGCGCGTAGACATGGCAGTGACGCTAGTCCCCGCCCGTGGCGCCCGCCTTGTCCACGATTGCCAACCCCGCCGCCCGAGTTGGCCACACTGGCGCAGGAACACGGCGCGGTGCCCGGCCCCGGCCGCTCCCGGTCGCCTGCGCGGCGGCCGACGTGCCGCGGCGGCGGGCACGCCCCGCGACCCGGGCAGGTTGTTCCGGTCAACCGACTAGCGCAGGCGCTGTCCTTCATCCAGAGTGGTGGATGAGGGTTCGGCCAGCACAAACGAGCCCGGACCGGTCCGCAGCCAACACCCTGGAGTGCTCATTGCCGCTCGTGTACCGCACGCTCGCCTCGGTCCCGGAGGACGACGGAGACCTCGTCGCCGCGGCGTCTGCGGTGTTCTCCCGCTGGTTGAGCAAGCGTGGCAACTCGGGCGCCCGCGTGGACTTCACCTGTTCGGGCCACTACGAGCTGAGCAACCGATCCCGTGCCCTCGTCGTCCGGCACGACAACCCCGAGGAGGGCCTGACCTTCCTCCGGCTCACCACCGAGTCGGACAAGCCGGACGGGGTGTGGCGGACCATCGCCACCGTGGTCGTGGACCCCGAGCTCTCCCCCGGCCAGCACCTGTGGATCGACATGACGGTCGACGCCGCCCCGCGTGAGGAGTCCCCCGCGGACCAGCCGCGCCTGGACGTGATGCCGCCCGAGGCCGCGCGGATGCTGCTGCAGGAGGTCGCCGCCCGTGATGGCGCCCAGCCCCTGCCGGCGACCCCACGGATCGTGCGCGGCCGGGACGACGCGCTGGTGGACACGCTGGTCTCGGCGATCCGGGCCACCGACCGCCGGCTGGCCGTGGTGGCCACGGGCACGCCCCGCGACGTCACCGTCGCCGGCTGGCGCGAGGCCATGGCGGGGGCGCTGGCCCGGTCCACCGGCATGTGCGCCGGATACGTCCTGGACGCCGCCGCCATCGAGCGCGTGGGCGCGCTGCTGCCCCGGGGCCTGGACATCCCGCCCGGCGGAGTGCGCACCTTCTTACCGGCCGTCGACGTGGCGGACGAGGGCGACCACCCGCGCCATCCGCGGATGAGCCCCGCGACGCTCGACACGGCACGGGAGGGCGACCGCATCCGCAACTGGGTGGGCGCGGCGCTCTCCCGACGAGTGCGCGAGACCGCGTTGGAGACGGGCCTGCCCGCACCCTTGGCCGCGGTGGACGCCCTGCTGGACGAGGAGGCGACGGACCTGCGGCTGCGGGCGCTCAGACGGGGCGAGCGCGGGCCGACCGGCCCGGGCGGCCGGGGCAGCGGCCCGGGCGGCCAGATCCGGGTCCCCGCCGCGCGGCATCCCTCCGGGGACACGGGCGCGGACGACTTCGCCGCGGTCCAGGAGCG
This region includes:
- the ispG gene encoding flavodoxin-dependent (E)-4-hydroxy-3-methylbut-2-enyl-diphosphate synthase — translated: MSIDLGIPTTPPRPLATRRRSRQIMVGNVPVGGDAPVSVQSMTTTRTSDINATLQQIAELTASGCQIVRVAVPTNEDADALPIIAKKSQIPVIADIHFQPKYVFAAIEAGCAAVRVNPGNIKKFDDKVAEIAKAASEAGTPIRIGVNAGSLDKRLLAKYGKATPEAMVESALWECSLFEEHGFRDIKISVKHNDPVVMVNAYRQLAEACDYPLHLGVTEAGPAFQGTIKSAVAFGALLAEGIGDTIRVSLSAPPAEEVKVGAQILESLGLRERGLEIVSCPSCGRAQVDVYTLAEEVTAGLEGLEVPLRVAVMGCVVNGPGEAREADLGVASGNGKGQIFVKGEVIKTVPESKIVETLIEEAMRIAEQMGESGVEPGAPTVAVAG
- a CDS encoding CocE/NonD family hydrolase, coding for MPCAPLPPPVPDPGPPAARALARLVSGALAVLLAVVLLPAATAAAAVGATVTHETITGHGGIDLQAKVFTPTGVEGPHPLLVMPSAWGTPNLIYVGAAHRLAHESGYQVIAYTSRGFYDSGGGIEVAGPEDRADASAVIDWALENTDADPDRIGMAGISYGGGISLLTAAEDDRVRAVAALSGWTDLAASLYPEATVNEQAAELLLLAGNLTGRPGESLREMEREYRAGNIQPALDLAPDRSAATKVDALNANGTAVMLANAWNDGIFPPGQITDFYEALEGPKRLMLAPGDHATQEAFGALGLPNEVWASLGDWFDHHLKGEADTVAAEDPVHVRANNGRGGWSTHPDWPSVTGATETYYLDRPSTDWFRWQSSGAMEPEPATGWDYRMRAGIGTTAQSGTVLLSGALQQFFDVPTGVYLPLVDRYRAAVWTSPRYPDGARVAGTPEAVFTLTPTTPDQSVFVYLYAVDGSGTGSLVSHTPHTLRDAVPGEPVTVRADLQPVVWDVPAGHRLAVVVDTVDHRYDSESVIGDRVTVTSPEQAPSQVTIPFG
- a CDS encoding RIP metalloprotease — its product is MVLSMTVIGIILFVLGLLFSIAWHELGHLSTAKMFGIKCTEYMVGFGKTLWSVRRGETEYGIKLVPLGGYVRMVGMLPPARRTADDGGRKLSRWRAMAEDAREASYVELTPEDEDRQFYQRAPWKRLIVMFAGPAMNVVLAAILLSVLFMGIGVPQSTTTIAAVNECVAPVGSSATDCEGLPPTPAAEAGLEPGDVIVSVDGESTPDWNSANQLIRGSLGSTEIVVERDGEQRAFDVDVIENELPARDADGEILYETDAEGESVYDEDGFAVYRTETVGFLGIIFLNERAPLTLGESAAEMGSMLVAVGEALINLPSRVPEVFAAAFLGEQRTQDSPVGIVGISRIGGEIMSQGLPVADTAALMIQILAGVNLFLFAFNMVPILPLDGGHMAGAIWEWIKRGWARMTKRPDPGPVDVAMLTPVAYVVVACFLVFSVVLLIADVINPVRLFG
- the dxr gene encoding 1-deoxy-D-xylulose-5-phosphate reductoisomerase, producing the protein MILGSTGSIGTQAIDIVQRNPGRFRVVGLAAGGGRVDLLAKQAAELGAGTVAVADPARAAELAASLAEHGSDATVLAGADGVAELAGSACDVVLNGITGALGLESTLAALRAGRRLALANKESLIIGGPLVRELAAPGQIVPVDSEHFALAQCFPHLPEGELVGLAQGHVHARREEVRRLVVTASGGPFRGRTRQDLADVTPEDALRHPTWSMGPVITVNSATLVNKGLEVIEAHLLFDMPLDRIGVVVHPQSIVHSMVEYVDGSTIAKASPPSMMIPIAYGLGAPDRVPDAAPGLDWTTAQSWTFEPLDHEAFPAVRLACEVGAEGGTAPAVYNAANEEAVDAFLKGNLAFPAIMDTVAQVVSDHQRAGQRGPSPTDLTLGDVYAADSWARTRAHELLAG
- a CDS encoding serine protease — its product is MKSPTTPKILACLAAAAVLLGGTAAADRLPSPASALTRTVSASSEVPDREALARADGVAHQAAAVTDAQSRAVLDYWTVERMAAAQPISMAAVDLVEDALRLSERSQRAEPQAAPHGNSTGEPWTGGGLVTRTTGKVFLTMDGRDFTCSASVVDSANRSTLVTAGHCAKDGRGSWAKNWTFVPGYADGASPHGRYTARDLLVAPQWQRDADDSYDFAMAVLNTRDGRTVQESVGAQRIAFDTWTEDRVRDGVQVYTFGYPAASPFDGRDLHYCSGRTTADTGGTTANGVGCTMTQGSSGGPWFAGFDTGTGRGTISSVVSFKYASDTSTQYGPRLGAAARQVFEHAENL
- a CDS encoding aldehyde dehydrogenase family protein — protein: MSTRPFWLAGTAATGDTEMTVVNPYTGRTAGTVAVPSVAQIEEAVAAAHAVSAEAAALPAHVRADALDHVSRRLAERAEEIAQTITAESGKPIKWARVEAGRAVSVFRWAAEESRRDSGELQRLDTDPGGTGRMALVRRVPQGPVLGISPFNFPLNLVAHKIAPAIAVGAPIILKPAPATPMTALLLGEIIAETALPGGMVSVLPMPNDRAATLLTDERLPVISFTGGQFGWELHKLAPHKHVTLELGGNAAAVVLDDAALDWAAGRVALFGNNQAGQVCIGVQRVVVTEAVHDEFVARLVDAVEALGVGDPADPATDVGPLVNEDAAVRVAAWIDEAVDAGAKLRTGGTRDGVTVAPTVLTDVPADAKVVREEVFGPVLVVQRVADTDEAFATVNDSDFGLQAGVFTRDLPTAFRAHRELEVGGVIIGDVPTFRADQMPYGGVGKSGVGKEGVRAAMTDLTYERVMVLTGIDL